The sequence ACGTTACGCGGGATGTCGTCCTGACCTGGAAGAACTATCCGTACCTCTCGGTGGAGACGGAGGTCTCCAACCGGACGGTTGCGAAAGGCGAGGAGGTCGATGTCACGATCAGGCTGAAGGGCGACGGAAGTATGCTTCAGTCGAACCCGGTTGATGTGGTGCTGGCGATTGACCGGTCATGGAGTATGAACCAGAAGGATGAAGGCACGAATACGACGAGGATGGCTGCGGCAAAGAATGCGGCAAAGGCCTTCGTAGCGGAGATGAACCCCGAGCAGGATAGGATCGGCCTGGTTTCGTATAGCGGCTACACCACCCGTAATCTGCCCCTGACGGGCAATTTTTCGGGCGTGAGCAGCACTGTGGACGATCTTATCGAGGACCTTGGATCAGGGATATTTACCGCCACGCGGAAAGCGTTGCGCGACTCTATCTGGGAGATGAATCGGACCGCGGGGAATGCGAACCCCAATGCCGTGCGTGCCGTGATCCTGATGTCCGACGGTGAGTACAATTGCTACGGCGATCCGCTTGCCCGGGGTACGGGGTTTTATCTTAGTGCGATTCCTCCTTGGGCTGAAGTTCTTCCAGAAGACAGTATGCTGTGGAAGAGGGCCCAGATGGACTATAAATACTTCTGGGATCTTAGGGAGTCTTGGTTTGGGATAGGGGAAGTCTGGTATAAAGGCGCCTGTCAGCACACCAGCCAGAACATGTCCGTCTACGCGGAGAAGAACAACGTCCGGCTGTACATGATATCGTTCACTGACGAGATCAAGGAGGGCAATACCACATGGGAGACGATGGACATCCTTGCGGGGGCGACCGGCGGGAAACACTACCATGCCGACACCGGCGGCGACCTTGCCAGGATCTACACCGAGATCGCCGGCGAGCTCAAGGCAGAGGCCGGTGTCAACACCACGCTGAACCTCAACTTCGAGAACGTCGAGGTGAACACCAACCCGGTTCCCGGCGACCAGGTCTTCGACTACGTCTACAAGGACGGGGTCTCCACCCATATCCATAACCAGACCGGAGCCGGCACCGTCCTCTATAATGGTACCATCGACCAGACCGACGGCGACGGCTGGAAGCAGGACAAACAACTCCACTTCGACATCGGCACCATCCGCCTCGGCCAGACCTGGGAGGCGACCTTCCGCCTCAAGGTAAACAAAACCGGCAACATCAACATCTTCAACGAATCCCTCAGCAACTCGGTCATCGCGTTCGACGGCGGTGGAGAGGGACTGATCCTCCCTGACACATACATCACGGGTGTCGATATCGACAACACCGGGATCATATCACCCATCCGTGTTACGTTTACAGCGCCCGACTCCGAGCCGTACACCGACCGCGTCCCGTTGACCTGGACAATCAACTACAGCGGTACACAGGATGTCGACGTATCCCTCGCCCGCTCTCAGTATGAAGATATGCGGTCGCCGACCCACCTCCTCACCAGGACCCTGGGCCCCGGGAGATTTGTGGCCGCGGACAATACGACAACAGACTCGTTCATGATGCCTGTCAAGGACCTCTCGCCGGGGCAGTACTGGATA is a genomic window of Syntrophorhabdus sp. containing:
- a CDS encoding VWA domain-containing protein, translated to VTRDVVLTWKNYPYLSVETEVSNRTVAKGEEVDVTIRLKGDGSMLQSNPVDVVLAIDRSWSMNQKDEGTNTTRMAAAKNAAKAFVAEMNPEQDRIGLVSYSGYTTRNLPLTGNFSGVSSTVDDLIEDLGSGIFTATRKALRDSIWEMNRTAGNANPNAVRAVILMSDGEYNCYGDPLARGTGFYLSAIPPWAEVLPEDSMLWKRAQMDYKYFWDLRESWFGIGEVWYKGACQHTSQNMSVYAEKNNVRLYMISFTDEIKEGNTTWETMDILAGATGGKHYHADTGGDLARIYTEIAGELKAEAGVNTTLNLNFENVEVNTNPVPGDQVFDYVYKDGVSTHIHNQTGAGTVLYNGTIDQTDGDGWKQDKQLHFDIGTIRLGQTWEATFRLKVNKTGNINIFNESLSNSVIAFDGGGEGLILPDTYITGVDIDNTGIISPIRVTFTAPDSEPYTDRVPLTWTINYSGTQDVDVSLARSQYEDMRSPTHLLTRTLGPGRFVAADNTTTDSFMMPVKDLSPGQYWITVTASARDAETDEDTINVWAHTKGAPRAYIKIG